A single window of Athene noctua chromosome 1, bAthNoc1.hap1.1, whole genome shotgun sequence DNA harbors:
- the LOC141966710 gene encoding neuronal acetylcholine receptor subunit alpha-10-like — MPATRNVITYGCCSEPYPDVTYTLLLRRRASFYIFNLLLPCIMVSFLAPLGFYLPADSGEKVSLGVTVLLALTVFQLLVAESMPPSESVPLIGKYYIATMTMITASTALTIFIMNVHHCGPGARPVPPWARRLILHHMARLCCVYEVGESCKSPRRALGEREDGGDAAGLGESPGRGEVGAEARACPRDRCLCHHDGLLTNVGYIAGCFRRHRAAQRRTGEWKKVAKVMDRFFMWVFFLMVFLMSVLVLGRAA, encoded by the exons aTGCCGGCCACGAGGAACGTCATCACCTATGGCTGCTGCTCCGAGCCCTACCCCGACGTCACCTACACCCTGCTCCTCCGCCGCCGTGCCTCCTTCTACATCTTcaacctgctcctgccctgcatcaTGGTCTCCTTCCTGGCGCCGCTCGGCTTCTACCTGCCGGCTGACTCGGGGGAGAAGGTCTCGCTGGGGGTGACGGTGCTGCTGGCCCTCACCGTCTTCCAGCTGCTGGTGGCAGAGAGCATGCCACCCTCGGAGAGCGTCCCGCTCATCG GGAAGTATTACATCGCCACCATGACCATGATCACGGCCTCAACCGCGCTGACCATCTTCATCATGAACGTCCACCACTGTggcccgggggcccggcccgTGCCCCCCTGGGCCAGGCGGCTCATCCTGCACCACATGGCCCGGCTCTGCTGCGTCTACGAGGTGGGCGAGAGCTGCAAGAGCCCCCGGCGGGCGCTGGGCGAGCgggaggatggaggggacgctgcagggctgggggagagccccGGCCGGGGGGAAGTGGGTGCTGAGGCCAGAGCCTGTCCCCGAGACCGCTGCCTGTGCCACCACGATGGGCTGCTGACGAACGTTGGCTACATCGCCGGCTGCTTCCGACGCCACCGAGCTGCACAGCGCCGCACCGGCGAGTGGAAGAAGGTGGCCAAGGTGATGGACCGCTTCTTCATGTGGGTCTTCTTCCTCATGGTCTTCCTCATGAGCGTGCTGGTGCTGGGCCGAGCTGCCTGA